One window of Oscillospiraceae bacterium genomic DNA carries:
- a CDS encoding Gfo/Idh/MocA family oxidoreductase — MKEIGFGIIGCGVISKWHAESVAAIKGCKLIGATDRVKESADAFAAKYGCRAFDSVEALLACPDIDVVSVCTPSGLHPQFCIQAAEAGKHVITEKPMALTVADCDKIIEAADRNHVKICVISQLRFSHTVRSVKSAIDGGQLGQMLCGDIYMKYHRDREYYLKSPWRGTWAMDGGGALMNQGVHGVDTIQFLMGPVKSVYANCRTLLHNIETEDTCSAVLEFKSGALGVIQATTSVTPGSGRRIELNGSKGTIVLLENAVVEWSVDGTAIPADILIASTVKSGYSDPTNIDISGHIDQITDMVAAIREGRNPAVDGREGRKPVEIICAVYESSKTGKRIDL; from the coding sequence ATGAAAGAAATCGGGTTCGGCATTATCGGCTGCGGCGTGATTTCCAAATGGCACGCCGAGTCCGTCGCCGCCATCAAGGGCTGTAAACTGATCGGGGCGACCGATCGCGTCAAAGAGAGCGCCGACGCGTTTGCCGCCAAATACGGCTGCAGGGCTTTTGATTCCGTCGAAGCACTGCTGGCTTGTCCGGATATTGACGTCGTCAGTGTCTGTACGCCGAGCGGCCTGCATCCGCAATTCTGCATTCAAGCCGCCGAGGCCGGAAAACATGTGATCACCGAGAAGCCGATGGCGCTGACCGTTGCCGACTGCGACAAGATCATCGAAGCCGCCGACCGAAACCATGTTAAAATCTGTGTAATTTCGCAGCTGCGGTTTTCCCACACGGTGCGTTCGGTCAAATCGGCCATCGACGGAGGACAGCTCGGCCAAATGCTCTGCGGCGACATCTATATGAAGTACCACCGTGACCGCGAATATTATCTCAAGTCCCCGTGGCGCGGCACCTGGGCGATGGACGGCGGCGGCGCGCTGATGAATCAAGGCGTGCACGGCGTCGATACCATTCAGTTTTTGATGGGGCCGGTCAAGTCGGTCTATGCCAACTGTCGTACGCTGCTCCACAACATCGAGACCGAGGACACCTGCTCGGCGGTGCTCGAATTCAAGAGCGGCGCGCTCGGCGTGATTCAGGCCACCACTTCGGTGACCCCAGGCTCGGGCAGGCGCATTGAGTTAAACGGCTCCAAAGGCACTATCGTACTGCTTGAAAATGCGGTGGTTGAGTGGTCGGTCGACGGAACTGCGATTCCGGCCGATATCTTAATCGCATCAACGGTAAAAAGCGGCTACAGCGATCCGACCAACATCGATATCAGCGGGCATATCGACCAGATTACCGATATGGTTGCCGCGATCCGGGAGGGCCGCAATCCCGCAGTCGACGGGCGCGAAGGGCGCAAGCCGGTCGAAATTATCTGCGCCGTTTACGAATCGTCAAAAACAGGAAAACGAATCGATCTTTAG
- a CDS encoding radical SAM protein gives MICHDCPRNCGAARTAETGSGVCGYGTTAHIARAAPHFWEEPCVSGEKGSGTVFFCGCALGCVYCQNAEINNGENRGRALTPEQLREHYFKLIEQGVHNINLVTASHFTDAVIESLKGGLPVPVVYNCGGYEKIETIERLAPYIDVWMPDLKYTDSALAARYSRAPDYPRIAKAVIIKMYELAGDYQLDENGMIQKGVIIRHLILPEHLENTYRAIDFVKENFKPGKILFSLMAQYTPMPNGGPKRKLSADEYEAAQEYLFQSGIEDGFIQEPDSSGEEFIPDFKGM, from the coding sequence ATGATTTGCCACGACTGCCCGAGGAACTGCGGCGCGGCGCGAACCGCGGAAACCGGAAGCGGCGTCTGCGGATACGGCACGACTGCGCACATCGCCCGGGCAGCACCGCATTTTTGGGAAGAACCGTGCGTCAGCGGCGAAAAAGGCAGCGGCACGGTCTTTTTCTGCGGCTGCGCGCTCGGGTGCGTTTACTGTCAAAACGCCGAGATCAACAATGGCGAAAACCGGGGCAGAGCGTTGACGCCCGAACAGCTTCGGGAGCATTATTTTAAACTGATTGAACAGGGCGTACACAACATCAATCTCGTGACCGCAAGCCATTTTACCGACGCGGTGATCGAGTCGCTCAAAGGCGGACTGCCTGTGCCGGTGGTCTATAACTGCGGCGGATATGAAAAAATTGAGACGATTGAACGGCTTGCACCGTATATTGACGTGTGGATGCCCGACTTGAAGTACACCGATTCGGCGCTTGCGGCGAGATATTCGCGTGCGCCCGATTACCCCCGGATCGCAAAAGCGGTGATCATCAAGATGTACGAACTCGCCGGGGATTATCAACTCGACGAAAATGGAATGATTCAAAAAGGGGTCATCATTCGGCACCTGATTTTGCCGGAGCATTTGGAAAACACCTATCGTGCGATTGATTTTGTGAAAGAGAACTTCAAGCCGGGGAAAATATTGTTTTCGCTGATGGCGCAATATACGCCGATGCCGAACGGAGGCCCCAAGCGTAAACTGAGTGCCGATGAATACGAAGCGGCACAGGAGTATCTGTTTCAAAGCGGAATTGAGGACGGGTTTATTCAGGAGCCGGATTCCTCAGGCGAGGAATTCATCCCCGATTTCAAGGGAATGTAG
- a CDS encoding sugar phosphate isomerase/epimerase family protein, whose translation MLKFGLITDEVSQDLEIAAKLAAQYGVKGLELRTVWERAPHKLTAEDIRKIKEICKRYDAVVCGLGAPCFKCDLDNPAQIEEHIEIFKKTASVAAEFGVTNIRTFTFWAKSGTFEENFDQVAEKLSLLADLAKRLGVTAVVEQDPSVWASNGAKVAKFIKAVNSPDLRALWDIGNSVWDPDGEIPYEGMLAVRPYTAHVHIKDGKKINGVTEAVRISDGIARVKDQLKYLNDTGYDGWAVLETHYRHKKELDEQTLKTPGGSGFSAEGYAPTEECLQALTAMGIA comes from the coding sequence ATGTTGAAATTCGGATTGATTACCGACGAGGTCTCGCAAGATTTGGAGATCGCCGCGAAACTGGCGGCGCAATACGGCGTGAAAGGATTGGAACTGCGCACCGTCTGGGAGCGGGCTCCGCATAAACTGACCGCCGAAGATATCAGAAAAATCAAAGAGATCTGCAAACGGTATGACGCCGTGGTCTGCGGGCTCGGCGCACCCTGCTTTAAATGTGATCTCGATAACCCCGCACAGATCGAAGAGCACATCGAGATTTTCAAAAAAACCGCTTCGGTTGCCGCCGAGTTCGGAGTAACCAATATCCGTACCTTCACTTTCTGGGCAAAAAGCGGCACGTTTGAAGAAAACTTTGACCAAGTCGCCGAAAAGCTCTCATTGTTAGCCGATTTGGCAAAGCGGCTCGGTGTGACCGCCGTCGTCGAGCAGGATCCGTCGGTTTGGGCTTCCAACGGCGCAAAAGTGGCCAAGTTCATCAAAGCCGTGAACTCGCCCGACCTGCGCGCGCTTTGGGATATCGGCAACTCGGTCTGGGATCCCGACGGAGAGATTCCTTATGAAGGAATGCTGGCAGTCAGGCCGTATACCGCGCATGTCCACATCAAAGACGGTAAAAAAATAAACGGTGTGACCGAAGCCGTGCGCATCAGCGACGGCATCGCGCGCGTTAAAGACCAACTGAAGTATTTAAATGATACCGGTTACGACGGCTGGGCGGTGCTTGAGACACATTACCGGCATAAGAAGGAACTAGACGAACAGACCCTGAAGACCCCGGGCGGTTCGGGTTTTTCCGCTGAGGGGTATGCCCCGACCGAAGAATGCCTGCAGGCGCTCACGGCAATGGGGATCGCATGA